In the genome of Acidimicrobiia bacterium, the window TCACTACCGAACATACGTTCGATACTACCCCAAGGGTACGACACCAACAAGAGGTGAATTCGGCAAGACCGAATTCAGAGGTTGTGCGCCACCCACTCGATCCCCTGCCAGGCCCGCCACCCCAGGTAGACGGCCAGCGCGCCGGCGAGCAGCTTCAGGTGCCACGGAATCGGCCCCAGGGCGTCGTCGTCGTCCGCGGGCGCATCCGCCAACGAGTGGGCGGACCCGGGGTCGACGGCGCGCCCGCACGTGGGGCACGCGCCGTCGGCGCGCACCGTCGAGGGCGAGAGGAACCGGTCGCACGTGTCACACCACGGCACGTATCCATTCCAGCACCCGCGGACCGCGTGGGAGCTACTGGATGAGGCGGACCGGGTCACCGAGCATGAAGGCCATCCAGGTGGTGGTGTCGTTGACGCTCGTGCCAACCGGGTACGTGAAGCGCAGGCGGGTCCAGCACCCGAGCGGGTCCGTGTCGTCGCAGTCGTAGGTCTCGGGGATCGGTACTTGGAACATGACCCACTGGCCGTTATAGGAGGGGCCGGGGCTGCTCGAGCTGCTGACGCCGGAGATCTGGCAACCCGAGCCGGTTGCAATGAACGTCCCCCACGGTGGGCCGGTCGAGTTGCCCGGAGGTTGGGTGTACTCACAGTTGGCGAAGGCCCCGCCGCTGACGTTCGAGTCGGGCGGCGGTAGCACGGCGATCGCGCCGGGTTGTGACGCGTCACCGGTGTCGAAGAAGTTCAGGATCAGGGTGTGGCCCGCCTCGCCGGGAAGGACGCGCGTGAGGTAGAAGCGCGTATCGGCACCGGTGGCGTTGGCGTAGATGCCCATCGTCGAGTTGCCGTACAAGCGCAGGTTGTTCGTCGACGAGAAGTTCGCGCCGAGACCGACTCGGATGGAGTAGCGGTTGGAACCGCCACCGTTCGGAGTGGCCGTGCCCGCAATCTTCGTCGCGGTCTGCACCTGCAGGAAGTAGGTACCCTGCACCGGGTTCGCGACGGAGCAGAGTTGCACCCACTGGCGGAAGAACGACGCGAACGTCCGTGCGGGGTTGGTCCCGGGGTAATCGGTCGACTGCTGGAGCAGTGTCTTCAGACGGGTCGCGTCGATGGCGCCGTTCGGCAAGTCGTTGGCTCTCTCGGGATACACTCCCGGGAACTCGGCCTGGCAGACGATCGGGTTGTTGCTGGGCTCCCACGTGGTGACGTCGGGTTCGCGCAGGGTCCAGATCGTCCACGGGTTCGCGGTGTTGCTGCCGTCGGCGTAGTACTGGTCACCCGTGCAGAACGCGCTGCTGCCTGCCGACGCGTATCGGACCGCCGGCGTGATCGATCCGGAATAGCCGGGGATCTGGATGGCGGTCAGCGTCGCGGCCTGGTTGAGACTGTTCTGCGCGTTCGCGTCGCCGTCGCCACAGCGGTCGCCCACATGGACGAACGCAGGGTCGAACACCTCCACGTTGAGGGCGCCAGTCGCTCCGGCCGGGACGTCGATTCCGTAGAAGTAGCCGTTCGCGCTGTAGTCCTTGTTGATCGAGCTCGCGCAGTTGTCCGCGTTGCACAGGCTCGAGCTGGCGCTCGGTCCGGCCCCTTGGACCGCGTCGCCCTTGTTCTTGCTCGACGACGGGCCGAAGAGGTTGCCCCAGAACTGGGGCTGGGTGAGGCTCGATTCGGGGTCGTTGCCGTAGACGTTCTCGGGACTGCCGAGGTTCTGCGGCAGCTGGTACTCGGCGACCGCGCTCCGCGTGATCGTCGTCGACCCGTAGTTCACGATCTGGCCCCACGGATTGTTGGTGGGGACGGAGATCGTCACCTTGAGCTGGTTGGGCAATGCACCGGCGACCGTCGTGATGGCGACGCCGTTCGTGCCGTGGGTGAACCCGTTCTTCGAGGCGACGCTCTTGGCCGTCGTGAACGCCACGTTGCCGACGTTCTCGGGCATGAAGACGGCGCCGCCGAGCGCAGCCGCGTCCGCCGCCTTCTGGATGCGGTTCGAGATGTTGTTCCAGCGGCTGAACTCGAGGCCGAGACCTGCGAACGCGGTGAGCGTGACGAGGGTCAGCGCCATCCACACCATGTAGAAACCGCGGTCGGCACCTTCTCGGTCACGGACGCGGCGGAGGAAGCGGGCCATCACCATCCGACTACCCGCAGAGCTGCGTCGGCGCCGGCTCGAGTCGGAAGACGGCGTGATCGGTCAAAGTGATCGTGGCTCCGAAGAGCTTCGTGATGTACTTGTGACTGAGCTTCACGTAGACGCCGACCGAGTCCCAGTTGGCGGTCTCGCACGCATTCTGGGACGAGGCCGGCCATCCACTACCGCCCGGATTCGCGGTGTCGAAGCTCTTCGTCCCAGGCACCCAGCTGTACTGGATGCAGCTCGTCGTGCAACTGCTGAAGCTCGTGTTGCCGTTCGCGCCTGGATAGCCGTTGTCGTTGGCCTTGTAGACCCACATCTCGATGGGCTCGTCGGGCGCGATCGTCTTCAGCGCGGTGGCAGCCGCGACGGAGGCGTCGGTCGCATAGGTGGAGAGGCGCGCTTCGGCGGACGCGGTACGCGCCGCGGAACGCGCTGCTCCCGCGCCGACGGACGACGACTGGTACACCGACGAGAACTCGATGAGCCCGAACGTGATCAGCACGATGATGGGGATCAGGATCGCGGTCTCGACCAGGACCGCGCCGCGCTCGTCGCTGCGTCTGCCTCGTTTCCTCATCCGTTCGAACCCCATCGACATCAACGCCAGGTCCAGCCCCGCGCTGAGTCATATGTCGGCAGTCACGGCCAGGGGTCTTGAGCCAAGAATCGGCTAAGCGCCCGGAGAGTCAGGCGCTGCGGAGCCTCCCCCATGGCTCGCTCACTGCGAGCCCGGATACCCGGCTCGCGGCCGTTCGTTCGCGCGGCGCCTCCGCTAATCGTTCCGGCGCCTCACTCTCAGCTTGAGCGGCGTGGGGCCCAGGTCGAACGCCTCCCGGATCCTGCGCTCCAGGTAGCGGAGGTAGGTGACCGGGAGCTCGTGGGTCACGAAGAGCGTGAACGTGGGCGGGTCGGTCGCCGCCTGCGTCGCGTAGAGCACCCGCGGGCGCCGGCGGCCGACAGGCGGCACCGCATGGGCGAGCTGGGCGTCGCGCACGACGCGGTTGAGCGCGGCGGTCGGGATCCGCTGGTGGTACGCCTCCTCCGCCTGGCGGAGCGCGGGAAGGATGCGCTGCGTCATCCGACCCGTGAGCGCCGACACGGTGAGGACGGGCGCATACGACAGGAACGCCAGTCGGTCGGCAACGGCCGCCCGCGCGGCGGCGCGGGCCTCGGCGTCGAGGAGCTCCCACTTGTTGAGCACGACGACCACCGCGGTGCCTGCGGCGTCGATGCGTTCCGCGAGGCGCTGGTCTTGATGCGTGACACCATCGGTCGCGTCGATCACGAGCAACGCGGCGTCGGCGCGATCGACGGATTCGAGCGCGCGCACCATGCTGAAATACTCGGTGGGCTCGTCGATACGGCTGCGACGACGCATGCCCGCGGTGTCGACGAATCGCAGCGGCCCGTCTTCGGTTTCGACGATCGTGTCGATCGAGTCGCGGGTCGTGCCGGGCAGGTCGTGCACGATGGCGCGATCGGCGCCGACGAGACGATTGAACAGCGTGGACTTCCCCGCGTTCGGACGGCCGACGATCGCGACCGAGAAGATCGAGTCGTCGACTTCCGGTGCCGGTTCCTCGGCAGGGAGCGCGTCGACAACGGCGTCGAGGAGGTCGCCGCTCCCGCGACCGTGCATCGCCGATACCGGGAAGGGATCACCGAGGCCGAGGCGCGAAAACGCCCACACCGCGGCCTCACGCCGCTCGTCGTCGACTTTGTTGACCACGACGAGTACCGGCTTCTTCGTCTTGTACAGGACGCGCGCGACGCGTTCGTCCTCTTCAGTGAGGCCGACGGTGCCGTCGACGACGAGCAGTATCGCGTCGGCGTCGACGAGCGCGCGCTCCGCCTGTTTGCTCACCTGGCGCGCCAGCGGCTCGCCGCCCTCACCCGTGGTGGGCGAGAGCCAGCCACCGGTGTCGACGACGACGAACTTGCGGCCGTTCCACTCTGCCTCGAGCTCCTTGCGGTCGCGCGTGACGCCGGGCTCCTCCTGCACGATCGCGTCGCGCCGTCCGACGAAGCGGTTGACGAGCGTCGACTTGCCCACGTTCGGGCGACCCACCACCGCGACCACCGGGAGCCGGCTCCGTGCCGGAACGGACGCTGGGTTCACAACTGCACTGCCGCGACGAGTGACGCGCCGTCGGTGGGCACGACCTCGACCGGTCGGGGAAGGTCGGCGGTGGTGGTGCCGTCGAGGAACCGTCCGTTCGAGAGGACGACGTCGGGCAACAGGTAGCGCGCGCCCTCGGGAGCGCTGCCGAGCGCGCGCCCGACGTCGCCGCCGCTGAGAAGGCCGGTGACCGCGATGTTGCCCCCGAAGAAGCGGTTGTCGACGACGAGGAGCGACACGTCGGCGCGCGCCGCGGCCGCGAGCTCGCCGACGAGCGGCTCGAGCACCTGGGCCCCGTACCCGCCGGTGACGATCACGACTGGAGAAGGCGTAGAGGCGCGGAATTGCACGGGTGTTCCGCCGCGCGGCGCTCGGTAACCCGCGGCGGGTGCGCCGTCGACCCACGCGAAGAAGCCTGTTCTCCGTTCGGGCACGGAGCCGGTCCTCCGTTCGGGCACGGAGCCGGCGCGGGTACCGAACGGATCGACCGTCTCACCCGCGAGCGCGGCGCGCACTTCGACTTCGAACGCGCGCGCCATGCCGATGCCGTTCTCGTGCTGTGCCAGCGCGTCGTAGTGGGCAATGGTCGGGAACGGGCGTTCCGCGAGCAGGTAGTACTCGTCGGCCGCGTAGACGAGCCGGCGGCCGAGCGCGCGCGTGAAGCGCGGCTGCCACTCCGCAACCGTGTCGACGACACGCGCGGCCTCATCGCGCGTGTGTGCCCGCATGCCTTCCTCGGTGGTGTAGTCGCTCACGCCGAGCGGCACGACACCCACGGTGGCGAGCCGGGGGAAGCGGTCGAGCACACCGAGGAGCGTGTCGTCGAGCGCTTCCGCGTCGTTGATGCCCGGGCACACCACGATCTGGCCGTGCACGTCGATCCCGCCGTCGAGCAGCGCGGCGAGCCAACGCAGGCTGGTCGCGCCGCGCCGGTTGCGGAGCAGACGGGTGCGTAGCTCGGGATCGGTGGCGTGGATGCTCACGTAGAGCGGGCCGAGATGCTCCGAGATCACGCGTTCGAGGTCGGCTTCCGTGAAGCGCGTGAGCGTGGTGAAGTTGCCGTACAAGAAGGAGAGGCGGTAGTCGTCGTCCTTCAGGTACAGGCTGCGGCGCATGCCCTTCGGGAGCTGGTAGATGAAGCAGAAGGGGCAGTGGTTGTCGCAGGTACGGACGCGGTCGAACACCGCGCTCTCGAGGTCGAGCCCGAGCGGCGCGCCCGCGGGCTTGTCGACGACCACGAGCTGCTCGAGTCCGCCGCGCCGGAGCTCGAGCTCCACGCGGGGCTCGTCGGCCTGGATCTGGTAGCGGATGACGTCGCGCACCGCTTCGCCGTTGAGCGTGAGGAGCTCGTCGCCGGGGAGGAGCCCCGCAGCGTGGGCAGGAGAACCGGGCACGACCGCCACCACACGGGCGGTCGGCATGGGTCAAGTGTAGGAGCGAGCGTCACGAGCCGGGTATCCCGGCTTGTAGCGAGCGACCCATAATCTGGCGCGGATGACGGTCGAACTCGTCCTACTCGCCGAGCCGCGCGGCTTCTGCGCCGGCGTGGAGATGGCGATCAAGGCGCTGTCGTGGATGGTCGAGGCGTTCGACCCGCCGGTGTACTGCTACCACGAGATCGTGCACAACCAGCTCGTGGTCGACCGCTTCCGCGAGCAGGGTGTGGTCTTCGTCGACGACGTGGACGATGTTCCCGCCGGCGCACCGCTCATGCTGTCGGCGCACGGCTCCGCGCCCGAGATCGTGGCCGCGGCGCGCGACAAGGACCGCGTCGTCGTGAACGCGGTGTGCCCGCTCGTCACGAAGGTGCACCACGAGGCGAAGGTGCGCGCAGGCAAGGGCTACACCATCATCTACGTCGGTCACGAGGGCCACGACGAGGCCACCGGGACGCTCGCGGTCGCGCCCGACGAGATGCGCCTGGTCGAGACCGACGCCGACCTCGACCGGGTGCTCCCCACCGTGAGCGACCCGTCGAAGGTGGCCCTGCTCGCGCAGACGACCCTCTCGTTGGACGATTGGAAAGGGGTCATGACCCGTGCCCGGGAGCACTTCCCCGAGCTCTGGACGGCCACCCGCGACGACCTGTGCTTCGCGACCACGAACCGTCAGGCCGCATTGCGCGCGCTCGCGGCACGCGCCGACGCGATCGTCGTGATCGGGAGCGCGAACTCGTCGAACACGATCGCGCTCGCCAAGGTGGCACGCGCCGCAGGGTGCGAGCGCGTGTTGCGCGTCGACGGTCCCGACGAGATCGATCCCGACGCGCTCGGCGATGCCCGTGTCGTGGGCGTCACCGCCGGCGCGAGCGCACCGGAAGATCTCGTGCAGGCGGTGATCGAGCGGCTCGCACCCACGCAGGGCGTCGAGACGGTGCACGTCACCGAGGAAGACGAGTACTTCCCACCACCGCGTGAGCTCCGCGAGCTCGCGGCCGCAATGGAGCGCGACCGCGCAACGAGCTAGCCCGCGCCACTTGCTACAACGTCGCGAGCGTGATGGCGACGGCTATCCCGTTGAACACCGCATGCGCGGCCATGCCCGGGCCGAGACGCTCGTAACGCCAGCGGATGCAGCCGAGCAGGAACCCGACTGGGATGATCATCGAGAACGTGAGGATCATCTGACCTCGCGTCATGCCGATCTGGTAGTGCACGAGGCCGAACGCGACCGCCTGCGCGCAGATCGCGATGCGACCCCCGTAGCGCCGGGTGAGCACTCCCTGCACCAGACCGCGGAAGAACAGCTCCTCGAAGAACGGCGCGCCGAAGACGGCGACGATCACCACCACGATCGCGCCGAGGGTGGAGATGCCGGCCTCGTTGGTGACCGACGTGTCGCGGGCGAGGTCGTCGAACGAGAACACGAGGACCAGGATCACGGCGATGATCAGCGTCGCGACGCGCGCGACGAGCGCGGCGAGCGAGCCGATCCCGAGGTCACCGAGCTGCGGGCGCAGCAGCCCGAGGTCGCGGAGCGTTCCCGTTCCGTACCGCCGAACCGCGAGCTTGCACGCGCCGAACAACCCCGACCAGAGCGCGAGCTCGCCGACCAGCAGCGTGACGGCAGATCGAGATGACGCGCCCAGGGCGATCGCCAACCCGACGACACCCAAGGAGAGCATCTGGCCACCGACGAAGCCGGCAATCGCGAGCCCGCCACCCTTGGCGGTCTGCTCGCGGTCGTTCTTCGGCGGGAACCATCCCCGATCGCGCGGCGGGAGTTGCGGGCCGACGTATCCCGTCCACCGCTGACCGTCCCACCACCGCCACAGGGCCTCGCGCATCGGGTCCGGGTACCAACCCGGAGCCGCGACTGTTTGCCTTGCCTGGTACAGAACGGCCCTGTTCGCAGCCGTGCCGTTCAGCGACGCGACGAGCGCGTCGACATCGCTGCGCCGAGCCGCTGGTACCGCGAACGTTGACGCCGCCCACTGCGCGTCGATCTCGGCATCGACAAGCAGCCGGCGGAGCGCGTCGCGCGACTCCCCCGGCCACTGCGCGAGGTCGTAGGTGACGGTGTTCAGGTGGGTCAACCCGCGATCAGGAGCGCGTCGGTGAACACGCGTTGGAGCTCCGCGGCGAGCTCGTCGGTGAGCTTCGTCGCCGCGGCGCGGCGGCCGCGCCCTTCGAACACCGGCGGCATGATCGGCTTCCCGACGACGACCGCGACCCGCCGCGGACGCGGGAGGAACTTGCCTTTCGGGAGGATGTCCTCGCTCCCGCCCACGCCCACGGGCACGATCGGCACGCCCAGCTTCACCGCGAGGTACGCCGCGCCATCGAACAGCGGCGCGATCCTCGGACCCGACTCGCGCGTGCCCTCGGGGAACACCGCCACCGGTTGCCCTCGCGCCAGTTCGGCTT includes:
- the der gene encoding ribosome biogenesis GTPase Der, whose product is MVAVVGRPNVGKSTLVNRFVGRRDAIVQEEPGVTRDRKELEAEWNGRKFVVVDTGGWLSPTTGEGGEPLARQVSKQAERALVDADAILLVVDGTVGLTEEDERVARVLYKTKKPVLVVVNKVDDERREAAVWAFSRLGLGDPFPVSAMHGRGSGDLLDAVVDALPAEEPAPEVDDSIFSVAIVGRPNAGKSTLFNRLVGADRAIVHDLPGTTRDSIDTIVETEDGPLRFVDTAGMRRRSRIDEPTEYFSMVRALESVDRADAALLVIDATDGVTHQDQRLAERIDAAGTAVVVVLNKWELLDAEARAAARAAVADRLAFLSYAPVLTVSALTGRMTQRILPALRQAEEAYHQRIPTAALNRVVRDAQLAHAVPPVGRRRPRVLYATQAATDPPTFTLFVTHELPVTYLRYLERRIREAFDLGPTPLKLRVRRRND
- a CDS encoding DUF512 domain-containing protein; translation: MPTARVVAVVPGSPAHAAGLLPGDELLTLNGEAVRDVIRYQIQADEPRVELELRRGGLEQLVVVDKPAGAPLGLDLESAVFDRVRTCDNHCPFCFIYQLPKGMRRSLYLKDDDYRLSFLYGNFTTLTRFTEADLERVISEHLGPLYVSIHATDPELRTRLLRNRRGATSLRWLAALLDGGIDVHGQIVVCPGINDAEALDDTLLGVLDRFPRLATVGVVPLGVSDYTTEEGMRAHTRDEAARVVDTVAEWQPRFTRALGRRLVYAADEYYLLAERPFPTIAHYDALAQHENGIGMARAFEVEVRAALAGETVDPFGTRAGSVPERRTGSVPERRTGFFAWVDGAPAAGYRAPRGGTPVQFRASTPSPVVIVTGGYGAQVLEPLVGELAAAARADVSLLVVDNRFFGGNIAVTGLLSGGDVGRALGSAPEGARYLLPDVVLSNGRFLDGTTTADLPRPVEVVPTDGASLVAAVQL
- a CDS encoding CPBP family glutamic-type intramembrane protease, with the protein product MTHLNTVTYDLAQWPGESRDALRRLLVDAEIDAQWAASTFAVPAARRSDVDALVASLNGTAANRAVLYQARQTVAAPGWYPDPMREALWRWWDGQRWTGYVGPQLPPRDRGWFPPKNDREQTAKGGGLAIAGFVGGQMLSLGVVGLAIALGASSRSAVTLLVGELALWSGLFGACKLAVRRYGTGTLRDLGLLRPQLGDLGIGSLAALVARVATLIIAVILVLVFSFDDLARDTSVTNEAGISTLGAIVVVIVAVFGAPFFEELFFRGLVQGVLTRRYGGRIAICAQAVAFGLVHYQIGMTRGQMILTFSMIIPVGFLLGCIRWRYERLGPGMAAHAVFNGIAVAITLATL
- a CDS encoding lysophospholipid acyltransferase family protein, which translates into the protein MTFYRFARAVVLSVCKVACRVRVVGREHVPRSGAYIVAPSHRSILDVPFSAFVTTRTICFLAKEELFSTWFGNAFFTALGAVRVERGTADRAALRALEAELARGQPVAVFPEGTRESGPRIAPLFDGAAYLAVKLGVPIVPVGVGGSEDILPKGKFLPRPRRVAVVVGKPIMPPVFEGRGRRAAATKLTDELAAELQRVFTDALLIAG
- a CDS encoding pilus assembly protein TadG-related protein — its product is MARFLRRVRDREGADRGFYMVWMALTLVTLTAFAGLGLEFSRWNNISNRIQKAADAAALGGAVFMPENVGNVAFTTAKSVASKNGFTHGTNGVAITTVAGALPNQLKVTISVPTNNPWGQIVNYGSTTITRSAVAEYQLPQNLGSPENVYGNDPESSLTQPQFWGNLFGPSSSKNKGDAVQGAGPSASSSLCNADNCASSINKDYSANGYFYGIDVPAGATGALNVEVFDPAFVHVGDRCGDGDANAQNSLNQAATLTAIQIPGYSGSITPAVRYASAGSSAFCTGDQYYADGSNTANPWTIWTLREPDVTTWEPSNNPIVCQAEFPGVYPERANDLPNGAIDATRLKTLLQQSTDYPGTNPARTFASFFRQWVQLCSVANPVQGTYFLQVQTATKIAGTATPNGGGSNRYSIRVGLGANFSSTNNLRLYGNSTMGIYANATGADTRFYLTRVLPGEAGHTLILNFFDTGDASQPGAIAVLPPPDSNVSGGAFANCEYTQPPGNSTGPPWGTFIATGSGCQISGVSSSSSPGPSYNGQWVMFQVPIPETYDCDDTDPLGCWTRLRFTYPVGTSVNDTTTWMAFMLGDPVRLIQ
- a CDS encoding TadE/TadG family type IV pilus assembly protein, giving the protein MRKRGRRSDERGAVLVETAILIPIIVLITFGLIEFSSVYQSSSVGAGAARSAARTASAEARLSTYATDASVAAATALKTIAPDEPIEMWVYKANDNGYPGANGNTSFSSCTTSCIQYSWVPGTKSFDTANPGGSGWPASSQNACETANWDSVGVYVKLSHKYITKLFGATITLTDHAVFRLEPAPTQLCG
- the ispH gene encoding 4-hydroxy-3-methylbut-2-enyl diphosphate reductase, giving the protein MTVELVLLAEPRGFCAGVEMAIKALSWMVEAFDPPVYCYHEIVHNQLVVDRFREQGVVFVDDVDDVPAGAPLMLSAHGSAPEIVAAARDKDRVVVNAVCPLVTKVHHEAKVRAGKGYTIIYVGHEGHDEATGTLAVAPDEMRLVETDADLDRVLPTVSDPSKVALLAQTTLSLDDWKGVMTRAREHFPELWTATRDDLCFATTNRQAALRALAARADAIVVIGSANSSNTIALAKVARAAGCERVLRVDGPDEIDPDALGDARVVGVTAGASAPEDLVQAVIERLAPTQGVETVHVTEEDEYFPPPRELRELAAAMERDRATS